Part of the Carassius carassius chromosome 20, fCarCar2.1, whole genome shotgun sequence genome, GCAGACAAGGGAGGTACTACAATTAAAACTATCTTACTTCAATGAAAGGGAAAAAGTCACTGAACAGTCCTTTTTTATTTAGTGCACCAGTAGTGCACTAATTTTTTAAAGTCAAACGGAGCCAGCCGAACACATGGACCTGAGGCAGGATTCACCAGCAATAATTCTTGAGAAACTGACTAAATAAGATTTTCTAAAATCATATGTACTTGCTTGTGTAAAGAGACATTCTCTTTTACTTTTATATCTGCACCTCAACATCAGGATTGTAAAAATGGGGTGCTATTGTAACTGGCAGCCTATTCATAGTAGTTTGCCATCTCTGGCCCACTCCCATGGAGTTTGTAAATCCTTCATTGAATTCAGAGGAATATGCCTTCAAGCTCAAAATGCAGTCTAACAAAAGATGTCCGATCAACACATCCATCTACCTCTCAATATTGACTGTGTGCTGTTAACTAGAACAGGTCAGGTCAAGTATTTGTAAGTTTGGCTCCTTTACAAATTTTCTATGgactgattttgtttttttaactttttatttttggtgtcTTTTTTGGTTTTATCACAGTCTACGGTCAtttcttttttgtatatatataaaaacagactGGCAACAGACATTGTAATAGTAAACAACCCACAAAGAACTATTGTTGAATTATAAgccaaatataattaaaagttgTACTTGTAATGCAATACAGTCCTTGTCAAAAAACATTGAAATCTGTAACGCTTTATTTACTAAAACCTTGTTTAATATCTTCAAAATCAACCTTACCATGGATAATGTAGATAAAACAGTAACATTACTACACCTCTCTACAAGTTGTAATAGTCTTTTCTGTAGGCATTCCGTTTTTGTTGTACAATATGAGTCTCATATTGGAGgtctacaaaaatatattttattaaatgtaacacaaacataacatttaaaatgaagtATGTTCGGTTTGCTTAAATGTTTCCATTTCATTTTCGTTCAATATTTATATCAACATATTTACTGttgtaatattacattacataagtgcgtcaggtttttttttttgtattggtcgTCAGCTAGTTCTTTCGATAAAGCTTATAATTTGCCCCTACCCTATTTCAAATTCAGATTTATGCATGTTCAGCGTTTTGCCAAGAGATGCCCAAAATATAGAATGTAAGCGTATAAGAAAGACTCAGACAATAGAGGCTtatattaaaatgtctttttttttgcgCTCAAAGAAAGTCAATTTTTAAAGTAATGATGGGTCTCTTGAGGCATCAGCTGTTGATATATCAGCATCATTGCCACATTGGCATGCTTACGGCACAAACAGACCACTGAAGAGTTTGTTGAGGAATAGCATCCCACTATGACTGAATAAACAAAGGGAAAGAAAAACTTGCATATGCCAcaatacacacaaatatttggTTAAAGACAGCCACATTTTAAAAGATGCTTACAGACtgttaacatttaaaagaaactgTAGTTTtaactgcaaaagaaaaaaaaagcattaatgtGGAAATAAACTGTCaacctcacatttatttacacatGGATGTGCTTATTCAAAACTATTCATCAAAGGCTGATGATTCTGGTTTACTCCAGGTCTGCAGGGGTCTGAAAAGCAGATTATGTCCAGCCCTTAGAATTTAATTTTACTATGagtgagcgtgatttcacaaTATACTCTTCCCCTTAGAACTCAAATTCTGAAAATTTTACTTTACAATAAGAAAATATAATTACACAGGATAAATGTAGCAAGAAATATTCAGTTGCATATAAGTTATAATAAAGTACACAATTCAGTCTGTGTAACAAAACATTCCAACCTGCTTTTGCAGTTAAGTCAACTCAAGCTAAATGATGTTCTCATTTCTACATTGCTAAATCTGTGTGATCTGGGAACCTCTAAATCTAGTGCCATACACACAGGGATGAGCCCTATAACtacaaatattttatgtatgtgtgttttaggAGAGATTGGCTTATGTTAAATCACATATCTGAAACAAGTTTGGTGCACTTTTAGactcattaaaatgaaataaaggaCAGTGCCAACTTTTCTGAAATGCATGGGCTTTTAGACTTTGAATTCATAGAAAGGTTTTGGTAAAAGAGCCAAGAATAAACTTCATTGATTCCAGTGTTTATGAGCTGCGTATTTCCTTGGTAATATTCTGCATTGCCTATGTTAGGCAAATATATAGAGCTATAATTTTCTTTTAGAAAATGACTAAAAGCATTTATGCAGCTTGACACCcaacatttttgtaacattaaggCTTTACTTTAGGAAGTAAAACAGAAGGTTTAAATCCTCAAAACACGCTGTGAATTTGCTAACAAATAGTTTGGAGTAGTAGTATTTTTCCTACAGTATTAGTGTTTAGCAATCAATTTACTCATATTCACCTAAAAGTAACTAAAGTAAACTCAATCTAAGTAATACAAATTATTCTAGTAGTCAGTTCTGGTGTGCTTGAGCTGAGAAATGCTTTCATCTGATATGGCAGACCTTTAAAACCGTATGTCATTTTATACCCATTGAGAAACAACAATGAGAAGAAACAGACACAGGCTGTAACCTAGATGTGTTTTAAAGAGATAATCTCCAGGATTTTTGCCTGGAGAGTGATGAAACCTGATGGATTTTTTTTGGAAGCAGTGGAAGGGTAGAGAAAAGACGTTAGTGTTATAGTACGACCCAGTCGTTATAAAATGCAACATCTTTCGCGAATTCTCTTTGCCAaacttttcctcttcttttttccatttttctctttGTCATCTTCCATTTTTCTGGCTCTGATTTCACGCATGAGATCAAAAAACACCTGGaaagattatgaagtttgtatgaATCATTAACACTGCTAATACAGAATGATTTATTCATCTTAGTAAAGAGAGAgtttactttaaaatgaaaaattgtcatcatttactcacacctCAAGGCATCCAAACCAGAAcattaacaatttatttttaaattccacAGAAAAAGTAATATGTGGGCGAATAAATGACAGTTGTCATTTTTGATTGAACTATCCCTAAAAGTATCACATGTAATGGTTTCCAAACTAGTTTTTGTATGGCCTACCTTATCTACATTGGCACGGGTTTTGGCAGAAGTCTCGACGTAGCTGACTGCCCACTGATCTGCTCTGGCCTTGGCCTCCTCCACCCCGACTTGCCGTCGGTCCTCCAAGTCTGACTTATTTCCCACCAGCAGGAAAGGTACGTTCTCCTCCTCTTTTACACGAAGGATCTGTTCTCTGAAGTTTAAAGATAAAATGAGAAAACTGGATACATTTAGCTGCATGAGCATATTTAGCCAACCTTTTGACTTATACCCTGCAATGCCAGCGTTGTGTTAATCACCAGTTTTCAAGTCATCTCTCTACCTGAAATCAGCAGTAGCAGCAAAGGATTCAGATTCTGTGATGGAAAACACGCAGAGAAATCCCTCTCCACTGCGGAAGTAATTGTCCCGAATGGCAGCGTAGTCCTCCTGTCCCGCTGTGTCGAGGATGTCAATCTGAACCTCCTCTCCATCCAGAACCACCTTTTTTCTGTAGCTGTCAGCTTTGGTGGGCTCATAGTCTTCCACAAACTTTGAAAGATCAGCACAATTATACTTTGTGGTTAACCTCAATGTACACATGATGTGAAATTCCTAAATATTTGAAGTCTTACCTCATCATACATGAATTGCAGAGTTAGTGCTGACTTGCCCACACCACCGCTGCCCACCATTATTACTTTGTGAAGGGTCAAAGCATTCCTGTTAGCAGCCATGGCTTCAGGCAACGAGAGATGGGTGGCAATGTAGTGAAAAATCAGAGGTAGATGGGTATTAAAGGAATCCTAGAAGGAAGAACTTTGAGAAGAAGAGAGCAGATGATAAAGAATGGTGCTTTATGTACAGCATTCAGGATCAATTATCAACATTCGTTACTAGTAATATACCTGCACCCTTTCAAGTGAATCAGACATGTTTGGGGTGTCACTTGTGAATAATCAGCTTTGTCTTGTTCCCATCATTTACCCTGCTAATACTGATGATAACACAGGCCTACTTTCTTTTCGGTCCCCTGAGAAAATGGTAAAACAATGAGGCTCCTTATACAAGCTAGCATAGCATTTGTTGGTTCCCTTCCTAACTGACACTGACATCATTGCTTACTAGactgaggcaaaaaaaaaaaaaaccctgtcaaTTCTCTTAAAGAATTGCTGATGGTTTGCCCAAAAATataagttctgtcatcatttactcaccctcatgtcattccttctgtggaacataaaagatatgtttaaatgtttatagccaaacagttttggtgactgttgacttccattgtatagacaaaaaaaacagcatgacatctctcaaaatatcatcttttatattccacagaagaataAATTCATACATATTTGGAATTGCAttaatggtgagtaaatgatgacagatattTCATTTTCAGGGTGGACTATCCTTTTTTATCTTCCTATCAAATGTAATCAATGTGAAATCAATTGCTTCCATATAGCCAAATCCAAACTTTAAAACACAAGAGCAGCCAACTGTCCAGATTGTGAGGCTATAGGTCATAAGTGTACTGTGATTACATatattgagtatatatatatatatatatatatatatatatatatatatatatatatatatatatacacctcttTGAAAACCTGAAATCATGGGTGGAGTCACTCACTACACAATAATACAGGATGACTGCTGTTGACTCAAGTGCACGCCAGGCTGCCAACGACAGCAGTTGCTTTCTCAGTTTACACAGCTCATCTGTGGTGTATATGGAAAGGGTGTGACATGTTATGCAGGATCGTTGACTGCTTCCCCACGATTGATGCCACATTAACAAGATTGTTGGCACAAAGAGTGAGAAAAAAGATGAATGGAATATTTAAATGAGCACTTGACTAATGGGGCATCACATTTCTATAGAGGTGCCTCAATAGGCTTTTGTTTCTGGCCCTGGTTCATTTTAATAACACATGAGAATGTTACAGGGTTGCAATATGGCATAAAGTGAAGTTAGTATTTTTGAACCAAAGACTATGGTTTTGAACTGGCTGGTAAATATTAGAATACAGTGATAAAAGGGCCTTTTGTTAATTCATACAGATTGCAAGGTCAGAGGAAACAAGTGAGATATCTGCTTTTGCACCCCTCAAGGTACAATATCCTGACAGTGTAGATAGCCAacttgtgaccctggaccacaaaaccagtcataagttgcacaggtatatttgtagcaatagccaacaatacacccTATGgttcaaaattaatttattttacttttatgccccaaatcattaggatattaagtaaagatcatgttctattaAGTAAATATACCCAAATGTAttttttgattggtaatatgcatagctaagaactcaatttggacaactttaaaggcgatttactatatatatatatatatatatatatatatatatatatatatatataatttatttttttattttttgcaccctccaAGTAAGCAAAATGTTGTCCTATATCAtctcaatttccaaaaagctatgcattttatgaatagtTACACAGGTTTCAACGGCTTTTAAATGCAGCAGCatcatttaaaatctaaaatatgtgCTGTGAGATTCACTATAATGTAACTGTATGTGCAATGTATTTTACAAGCGGACTACGGAGGGCTTATTTCAAcgacaaatacataaacaaactAACTTTGGGTCGTGATCTATTCCACAACAATCGAACAACGGCTACAATACACGCGCGTGATATCTGACACCTGTTCCTTCCTACAGACGTTTACAGTAAAACAAGACATGCGTGAATTGTATTAATTCACGGTTGTGTGGATTAAGTTATTCTATGCCGGGGGTCCTATCATTCAAAGAATCTCGACCATCCAGAAAGTGTTCATTTATTGATACAGCTAATGACAGCTGCTGAGCTAACTGGCTAACTCAGTTGTGTCAAAATGACAAGCGCGAGGGGCTGCTGTAGTTCATGAGCACTTGGGAGTAATATCAAGAGTGATTTTCCTGTTACATTTAAATAGTGTTAGCACGCTAACTGCTACTTCCGTGTTTCAGGGAAGATTTGGTTTTAGCACTCCGCAGCTAAGAGCAAACGTACTGCTTGAGAACTTACGTGGTGATATATCAAACCATCGAATAAAACGAATGCCAGTGTGCTATCACAATAAAAGTTATAGAAAAGATGTGTACAAATCAGATACTTACCAAATGAACGGGCACTTGCGTGTTCGACGTCTTGTTAGCTTTGCTGCTACGATCAGATTTGTTTTGCTTCAATGCATGACTCAGAAGGGAGTAGCACTGCTGACAGCTTCGGCTGGCTGGGCTTGGTCTTCACAGACTACCAGTTTACTTGTGAATAGAAACAATATAATATTCGTATATGCTAAGACCTGAACGTGTTAAATAATGCCACATAACTCGATGGGTTACGTCTCCGCCTTAGGCGTCTTTCTCAACTACAAAtagttttcttgttgtttttaaaatttcTTGTAGATTATATGTCTGAAGTGCCGAGTGTACAGAAGAGACTCAgactaaaatgttatgttttgcgATGTCATTACCACAAGAAAATTGTCCGCCTAGAGGTCTCCTGGATAACTGTACAGCACCCGACAGGAAGACCAGTAGAAAAAATGCATGTGCTTTTTTAATGGGCATGTGTAGCCTTCAGTGAAATAGCAATTGCCCGCGTTATTATAGTAGTTCAATCCTAAAAAATCTAGCCACTAAAACAGCTATGTGATTATGAAGTTGACAAATTACATACAGAACACCGACTGAAGCCTGTAGTGATGGTGAGCTGGACTGCCGTACCCGTAACTTTCTAACTCCATAACTAATAGAACTGAGAAAAGTTATTTAGTAAGTTACtttgtgaaataataaaatatttatcttaaGCCGAAGTTCATTTCATAACCTGCACCATGTCATAACAAGAGGCATCTGCTAATGAATGATGCCAGAGCCAACTTCACTTTTCATTGATCTATTTCTCAAGTCAGTTCTCCGCATGTTCCCACAGGTGTCCAAGCAGAATAAACACCTGTGTagtttatattaacaataaacaTTATTCACCACCAGAAAGTGTCTTATTCTTTATAAGCCAAGTTTGCAGTATatcaatttatttgatcaaaaatacaagaaCGATCATATTGtgatattatactttaaaataaattttcagcagcccttcagtgtcaaatgattctTCACAAATCTgactggtgctcaagaaatattataaatatcgATGACTGCTGctcagtatttttgtggaaaccatgatacatttcttTCAGGATTTGTAAATAA contains:
- the LOC132096573 gene encoding ras-related protein Ral-A-like; its protein translation is MAANRNALTLHKVIMVGSGGVGKSALTLQFMYDEFVEDYEPTKADSYRKKVVLDGEEVQIDILDTAGQEDYAAIRDNYFRSGEGFLCVFSITESESFAATADFREQILRVKEEENVPFLLVGNKSDLEDRRQVGVEEAKARADQWAVSYVETSAKTRANVDKVFFDLMREIRARKMEDDKEKNGKKKRKSLAKRIRERCCIL